From the genome of Saccharomyces paradoxus strain CBS432 chromosome XII sequence:
GcaagaaaaacaataagTTTAGAAGGATAAGGTAAATAGGAAGTGTAAGGATTCCCCCCCTGACAGAAACGGTCTTCAGAATAGATAGAGTATGTTACTGTATTATAAAAGttattctattttcttatgTGTTACTATAtatagtattttttttaggaAAAAATTCGTCGAATTATGTTCTTATTAGATCCTTCTTCCTTGTCTTTTTAATACGAAGGCACAAGGAGAGGATTATGAATatatgaaagaaaattgtacaaataaataaaacgATAATATGTGTACCTAGGAATAGCGGAGGACACAGTCTGGTACTGTGCCAACTAAGCACGCAACGTACACACATCTATCCTTCAAATCTTGTGGGGTTGTTTTAAAAAGCACCagactttttcaattgaacatAACAGGCAACAAATGGAATAGCAAATCCAACAGCGAAGAACCCGAAATGAGAAAGGGCGTAAGGTGTCTTTCTTCCTTTGACTTTGAATGGGATGTTCTCATACACACCGTCTTTGAAGTGTACTGATCTCTTCATGATAATAGGTCTGGCCATGATATTACTACTTCTCTTAGCTGTCGTTTTAATCATCTGTTGGCACAACATTGTGTATTGAAAATGGATAACTTTTtctgtttatttttctctgtGGATCTATCTAGAAACTGTATGGTATGAATTAATTAATCATTCTTATAAATCATAAGCCAGCACAATGGGTTCTACCGCTGTCAGcctttattttcaatttttcttagtCCCCCCAGCTCTTCCGTAAACACCGAACACTTCTCTCGTATGATTGGTGCAAACTGTttagtggaaaaaaaaaaaagcacaCTTTCATATACAAAATTAACAAATCTATCATATAATAATTAAGATATAGAGTTCATGATCCTAGCACCATTGACCAAGCCATCggcgatgatgatgaaccTTTTGTTGATGCCTTTTTTGCCTAACCTTTTTTGTAAATGTTTCAATATGGCTATTTCACCCATCGTTACACCTCCAAGGAATACTATGAGTGCAATATCTTCTGCGATTTGAAATGTTCCATTAGAACCGTCTATAGACCGTCTATTTTTGCCCTTGATGCTTGCATTGACCTTTTTAGTTACGGTTTCTGGGACCCATATACTCTCTTCAATTGCATGCGAGTCTCCGTATAACTGCTCAATTAAATCTTCGGTTTGAGAAACTCTGGGCTCTCTTGATAGTATAAAAGGCTGCTGTGAGGAATAATTGTGGAACAATATAGATCTATCATATAACATCTGAACTAGTCTCATTGTCAATGGTACTACACCACTGTAAGCGAAAGTGGCTTCTGAGAAGTCATCATTATCGTTTGTAAGTTTACTTGCAGCATGCTCATCTTCTATGGGTACTGTATTGAGCCATTGTGAGATATAACGGTATTCTTTCTGTAATCTTGTTGACTTGCTTGTTGCAATATCCAAATCAGTTTTTCCCGTTTTGCTGGTGAAAAGTCCTAACTCAGCCAAGGATTCAAGTTGAAAGCATTTTTCAATGCCCCAAGAGTCAATCATAAAAGTTCTTAGATATTCATAATCTTTTTCTCGAAGTGAATTCTTACAAAGAGACAATAAACAGATTAACCTGagaatcttcttttgatCAACCTCGTATTCATACTGTAACTCTAGTATAATATCTTCAATGTCGTTATTGAGCGTATTTCCCATCAAAATTTCTAGTTCTAACTCTAATATTTTGTTAAAGGATCCGTATTCCTCAGTCTCTACCACTTTCAAAACGTCCGATGATAAGGTTGTGtgatttttcagaaaagcTTGCTTTTGCTGCAAAGAACCCAAAGAATCAACgaattctttgatttcatgTACACTCTCGGCTTTATGCCTCGTATCATATTGCGTTTGTAGTTCTTTGGCCATTTTATTTAACTGCGGCCCAACAGAtccaaaatttaaaaacttcaaatcattccatattttatcttccttATAATTGAAATTCA
Proteins encoded in this window:
- the COX8 gene encoding cytochrome c oxidase subunit VIII (Subunit VIII of cytochrome c oxidase (Complex IV)~similar to YLR395C); protein product: MLCQQMIKTTAKRSSNIMARPIIMKRSVHFKDGVYENIPFKVKGRKTPYALSHFGFFAVGFAIPFVACYVQLKKSGAF
- the VPS33 gene encoding tethering complex ATP-binding subunit VPS33 (ATP-binding protein that is a subunit of the HOPS and CORVET complexes~similar to YLR396C), whose translation is MNRFWNTRKFSLTNADGLCSTLNEISQNDEILIVQPSVLPVLNSLLTFQDLTQSTPVRKIALLDDQLSDDLSSALGNVPQMDLIFLIDVRTSLRLPPQLIDAAQKHNLSSLHIIYCQWKPSFQNTLKDSEQCQKDGCALNSERSHFPNIIESQLKELSNEYTLYPWDLLPFPQIDENVLFTHSLYNMENTNMYYPKLRSLQSATESILVDDMANSLRSLIFETNSIITNVVSIGNLSKRCSHLLKKRIDEHQTENDLFIKGTLYGERTNCGLEMDLIILERNIDPITPLLTQLTYAGILDDLYEFNSGINIKEKDMNFNYKEDKIWNDLKFLNFGSVGPQLNKMAKELQTQYDTRHKAESVHEIKEFVDSLGSLQQKQAFLKNHTTLSSDVLKVVETEEYGSFNKILELELEILMGNTLNNDIEDIILELQYEYEVDQKKILRLICLLSLCKNSLREKDYEYLRTFMIDSWGIEKCFQLESLAELGLFTSKTGKTDLDIATSKSTRLQKEYRYISQWLNTVPIEDEHAASKLTNDNDDFSEATFAYSGVVPLTMRLVQMLYDRSILFHNYSSQQPFILSREPRVSQTEDLIEQLYGDSHAIEESIWVPETVTKKVNASIKGKNRRSIDGSNGTFQIAEDIALIVFLGGVTMGEIAILKHLQKRLGKKGINKRFIIIADGLVNGARIMNSIS